Proteins from a single region of Theileria parva strain Muguga chromosome 1, complete sequence, whole genome shotgun sequence:
- a CDS encoding Snare region anchored in the vesicle membrane C-terminus family protein, whose translation MSIYQREEELDRLLVQLKGLLIKYESHSSSAQSDKYAEGVLIYERVKCAESAYAKEIEKLQHQSKGSHNLRLQDKQKLLSELKFKLDHLKSLVEANQDKLSDKHADPNLPYSNKLIVWGNEIQDKTQDSINRIRDLTIDSEKIGADVTTDLEQQNESLNRIRVTIHGVDENLAAAKNTVKTIASAIVRDKCTIILVVTIILLIVSIGLCAYFFRDIKT comes from the exons ATGAGTATTTATCAAAGAGAGGAAGAGCTAGATAGACTATTAGTCCAGCTGAAGGGACTTTTAATAAAGTACGAGAGCCACAGTTCAAGTGCTCAGAGTGACAAATACGCCGAAGGTGTTTTAATTTACGAGAGGGTGAAGTGCGCAGAATCTGCCTACGCGAAAGAAATTGAGAAGCTGCAGCACCAATCTAAGGGATCGCATAATCTCCGTTTACAGGACAAACAGAAGCTTTTGAGTGAATTGAAATTCAAATTAGATCATTTAAAGAGTCTCGTTGAAGCCAATCAGGATAAGTTATCTGATAAACATGCTGATCCTAACTTACCTTACAGTAATAAACTTATCGTTTGGGGTAATGAAATTCAAGATAAGACTCAA gaCAGTATAAATAGGATACGTGATTTAACGATAGATAGTGAGAAGATTGGAGCTGATGTAACCACTGATTTGGAACAGCAAAACGAGAGTCTAAACAGAATCCGTGTTACTATTCACGGAGTTGACGAGAACTTGGCAGCTGCTAAAAACACCGTTAAGACTATTGCATCGGCAATCGTTAGGGATAAATGTACCATCATCCTCGTCGTCACTATTATTCTATTGATTGTATCAATTGGACTTTGCGCCTACTTTTTCAGGGACATTAAAACCTAA